One stretch of Manis pentadactyla isolate mManPen7 chromosome 10, mManPen7.hap1, whole genome shotgun sequence DNA includes these proteins:
- the HNRNPA1 gene encoding heterogeneous nuclear ribonucleoprotein A1 isoform X3, with the protein MSKSESPKEPEQLRKLFIGGLSFETTDESLRSHFEQWGTLTDCVVMRDPNTKRSRGFGFVTYATVEEVDAAMNARPHKVDGRVVEPKRAVSREDSQRPGAHLTVKKIFVGGIKEDTEEHHLRDYFEQYGKIEVIEIMTDRGSGKKRGFAFVTFDDHDSVDKIVIQKYHTVNGHNCEVRKALSKQEMASASSSQRGRSGSGNFGGGRGGGFGGNDNFGRGGNFSGRGGFGGSRGGGGYGGSGDGYNGFGNDGSNFGGGGSYNDFGSYNNQSSNFGPMKGGNFGGRSSGPYGGGGQYFAKPRNQGGYGGSSSSSSYGSGRRLFTFLGRSLLPQALSTLKKKNRNPTIQVHG; encoded by the exons ATGTCTAAGTCAGAG TCTCCTAAAGAGCCCGAACAGCTGCGGAAGCTCTTCATCGGAGGTTTGAGTTTTGAAACAACCGATGAAAGTCTGAGGAGCCATTTTGAGCAATGGGGAACGCTCACGGACTGTGTG GTAATGAGAGATCCAAACACCAAGCGCTCCAGAGGCTTTGGCTTTGTCACCTATGCCACTGTGGAGGAGGTGGATGCAGCCATGAATGCAAGGCCACACAAGGTGGATGGAAGAGTTGTGGAACCAAAGAGGGCCGTCTCCAGAGAA GATTCTCAAAGACCTGGTGCCCACCTAACGGTGAAAAAGATTTTCGTTGGTGGGATTAAAGAAGACACTGAAGAACATCACCTAAGAGATTATTTTGAACAGTATGGGAAAATTGAAGTGATTGAAATCATGACTGACCGAGGCAGTGGCAAGAAGAGAGGCTTTGCTTTTGTAACCTTTGATGACCATGACTCTGTAGACAAGATCGTCA TTCAGAAATACCATACTGTGAATGGCCACAACTGTGAAGTAAGGAAAGCCCTGTCTAAGCAAGAGATGGCTAGTGCTTCATCCAGCCAAAGAG GTCGGAGTGGTTCTGGAAACTTTGGTGGTGGTCGTGGAGGTGGTTTCGGCGGGAATGACAACTTTGGTCGTGGAGGAAACTTCAGTGGTCGAG GTGGCTTTGGTGGCAGCCGAGGTGGTGGTGGATATGGTGGCAGTGGGGATGGCTATAATGGATTTGGTAATGATG GAAGCAATTTTGGAGGTGGCGGAAGCTACAATGATTTTGGCAGTTACAACAATCAGTCTTCAAATTTTGGACCCATGAAAGGAGGAAACTTTGGAGGCAGAAGCTCTGGCCCCTATGGTGGTGGGGGCCAATACTTTGCCAAACCACGAAACCAAG gtggCTATGGTGGTTCCAGCAGCAGCAGTAGTTACGGAAGTGGCAGAAG
- the HNRNPA1 gene encoding heterogeneous nuclear ribonucleoprotein A1 isoform X4, whose amino-acid sequence MSKSESPKEPEQLRKLFIGGLSFETTDESLRSHFEQWGTLTDCVVMRDPNTKRSRGFGFVTYATVEEVDAAMNARPHKVDGRVVEPKRAVSREDSQRPGAHLTVKKIFVGGIKEDTEEHHLRDYFEQYGKIEVIEIMTDRGSGKKRGFAFVTFDDHDSVDKIVIQKYHTVNGHNCEVRKALSKQEMASASSSQRGRSGSGNFGGGRGGGFGGNDNFGRGGNFSGRGGFGGSRGGGGYGGSGDGYNGFGNDGSNFGGGGSYNDFGSYNNQSSNFGPMKGGNFGGRSSGPYGGGGQYFAKPRNQGGYGGSSSSSSYGSGRRF is encoded by the exons ATGTCTAAGTCAGAG TCTCCTAAAGAGCCCGAACAGCTGCGGAAGCTCTTCATCGGAGGTTTGAGTTTTGAAACAACCGATGAAAGTCTGAGGAGCCATTTTGAGCAATGGGGAACGCTCACGGACTGTGTG GTAATGAGAGATCCAAACACCAAGCGCTCCAGAGGCTTTGGCTTTGTCACCTATGCCACTGTGGAGGAGGTGGATGCAGCCATGAATGCAAGGCCACACAAGGTGGATGGAAGAGTTGTGGAACCAAAGAGGGCCGTCTCCAGAGAA GATTCTCAAAGACCTGGTGCCCACCTAACGGTGAAAAAGATTTTCGTTGGTGGGATTAAAGAAGACACTGAAGAACATCACCTAAGAGATTATTTTGAACAGTATGGGAAAATTGAAGTGATTGAAATCATGACTGACCGAGGCAGTGGCAAGAAGAGAGGCTTTGCTTTTGTAACCTTTGATGACCATGACTCTGTAGACAAGATCGTCA TTCAGAAATACCATACTGTGAATGGCCACAACTGTGAAGTAAGGAAAGCCCTGTCTAAGCAAGAGATGGCTAGTGCTTCATCCAGCCAAAGAG GTCGGAGTGGTTCTGGAAACTTTGGTGGTGGTCGTGGAGGTGGTTTCGGCGGGAATGACAACTTTGGTCGTGGAGGAAACTTCAGTGGTCGAG GTGGCTTTGGTGGCAGCCGAGGTGGTGGTGGATATGGTGGCAGTGGGGATGGCTATAATGGATTTGGTAATGATG GAAGCAATTTTGGAGGTGGCGGAAGCTACAATGATTTTGGCAGTTACAACAATCAGTCTTCAAATTTTGGACCCATGAAAGGAGGAAACTTTGGAGGCAGAAGCTCTGGCCCCTATGGTGGTGGGGGCCAATACTTTGCCAAACCACGAAACCAAG gtggCTATGGTGGTTCCAGCAGCAGCAGTAGTTACGGAAGTGGCAGAAGGTTTTAA
- the HNRNPA1 gene encoding heterogeneous nuclear ribonucleoprotein A1 isoform X1 has protein sequence MSKSESPKEPEQLRKLFIGGLSFETTDESLRSHFEQWGTLTDCVVMRDPNTKRSRGFGFVTYATVEEVDAAMNARPHKVDGRVVEPKRAVSREDSQRPGAHLTVKKIFVGGIKEDTEEHHLRDYFEQYGKIEVIEIMTDRGSGKKRGFAFVTFDDHDSVDKIVIQKYHTVNGHNCEVRKALSKQEMASASSSQRGRSGSGNFGGGRGGGFGGNDNFGRGGNFSGRGGFGGSRGGGGYGGSGDGYNGFGNDGGYGGGGPGYSGESRGYGSGGQGYGNQGSGYGGSGSYDSYNHGGGGGYGGGSGSNFGGGGSYNDFGSYNNQSSNFGPMKGGNFGGRSSGPYGGGGQYFAKPRNQGGYGGSSSSSSYGSGRRLFTFLGRSLLPQALSTLKKKNRNPTIQVHG, from the exons ATGTCTAAGTCAGAG TCTCCTAAAGAGCCCGAACAGCTGCGGAAGCTCTTCATCGGAGGTTTGAGTTTTGAAACAACCGATGAAAGTCTGAGGAGCCATTTTGAGCAATGGGGAACGCTCACGGACTGTGTG GTAATGAGAGATCCAAACACCAAGCGCTCCAGAGGCTTTGGCTTTGTCACCTATGCCACTGTGGAGGAGGTGGATGCAGCCATGAATGCAAGGCCACACAAGGTGGATGGAAGAGTTGTGGAACCAAAGAGGGCCGTCTCCAGAGAA GATTCTCAAAGACCTGGTGCCCACCTAACGGTGAAAAAGATTTTCGTTGGTGGGATTAAAGAAGACACTGAAGAACATCACCTAAGAGATTATTTTGAACAGTATGGGAAAATTGAAGTGATTGAAATCATGACTGACCGAGGCAGTGGCAAGAAGAGAGGCTTTGCTTTTGTAACCTTTGATGACCATGACTCTGTAGACAAGATCGTCA TTCAGAAATACCATACTGTGAATGGCCACAACTGTGAAGTAAGGAAAGCCCTGTCTAAGCAAGAGATGGCTAGTGCTTCATCCAGCCAAAGAG GTCGGAGTGGTTCTGGAAACTTTGGTGGTGGTCGTGGAGGTGGTTTCGGCGGGAATGACAACTTTGGTCGTGGAGGAAACTTCAGTGGTCGAG GTGGCTTTGGTGGCAGCCGAGGTGGTGGTGGATATGGTGGCAGTGGGGATGGCTATAATGGATTTGGTAATGATG GTGGTTATGGAGGAGGCGGCCCTGGTTACTCTGGAGAAAGCAGAGGCTATGGAAGTGGTGGACAGGGTTATGGAAACCAGGGCAGTGGCTATGGCGGGAGTGGCAGCTATGACAGCTATAACCACGGAGGCGGAGGCGGCTATGGCGGTGGTAGTG GAAGCAATTTTGGAGGTGGCGGAAGCTACAATGATTTTGGCAGTTACAACAATCAGTCTTCAAATTTTGGACCCATGAAAGGAGGAAACTTTGGAGGCAGAAGCTCTGGCCCCTATGGTGGTGGGGGCCAATACTTTGCCAAACCACGAAACCAAG gtggCTATGGTGGTTCCAGCAGCAGCAGTAGTTACGGAAGTGGCAGAAG
- the HNRNPA1 gene encoding heterogeneous nuclear ribonucleoprotein A1 isoform X2 codes for MSKSESPKEPEQLRKLFIGGLSFETTDESLRSHFEQWGTLTDCVVMRDPNTKRSRGFGFVTYATVEEVDAAMNARPHKVDGRVVEPKRAVSREDSQRPGAHLTVKKIFVGGIKEDTEEHHLRDYFEQYGKIEVIEIMTDRGSGKKRGFAFVTFDDHDSVDKIVIQKYHTVNGHNCEVRKALSKQEMASASSSQRGRSGSGNFGGGRGGGFGGNDNFGRGGNFSGRGGFGGSRGGGGYGGSGDGYNGFGNDGGYGGGGPGYSGESRGYGSGGQGYGNQGSGYGGSGSYDSYNHGGGGGYGGGSGSNFGGGGSYNDFGSYNNQSSNFGPMKGGNFGGRSSGPYGGGGQYFAKPRNQGGYGGSSSSSSYGSGRRF; via the exons ATGTCTAAGTCAGAG TCTCCTAAAGAGCCCGAACAGCTGCGGAAGCTCTTCATCGGAGGTTTGAGTTTTGAAACAACCGATGAAAGTCTGAGGAGCCATTTTGAGCAATGGGGAACGCTCACGGACTGTGTG GTAATGAGAGATCCAAACACCAAGCGCTCCAGAGGCTTTGGCTTTGTCACCTATGCCACTGTGGAGGAGGTGGATGCAGCCATGAATGCAAGGCCACACAAGGTGGATGGAAGAGTTGTGGAACCAAAGAGGGCCGTCTCCAGAGAA GATTCTCAAAGACCTGGTGCCCACCTAACGGTGAAAAAGATTTTCGTTGGTGGGATTAAAGAAGACACTGAAGAACATCACCTAAGAGATTATTTTGAACAGTATGGGAAAATTGAAGTGATTGAAATCATGACTGACCGAGGCAGTGGCAAGAAGAGAGGCTTTGCTTTTGTAACCTTTGATGACCATGACTCTGTAGACAAGATCGTCA TTCAGAAATACCATACTGTGAATGGCCACAACTGTGAAGTAAGGAAAGCCCTGTCTAAGCAAGAGATGGCTAGTGCTTCATCCAGCCAAAGAG GTCGGAGTGGTTCTGGAAACTTTGGTGGTGGTCGTGGAGGTGGTTTCGGCGGGAATGACAACTTTGGTCGTGGAGGAAACTTCAGTGGTCGAG GTGGCTTTGGTGGCAGCCGAGGTGGTGGTGGATATGGTGGCAGTGGGGATGGCTATAATGGATTTGGTAATGATG GTGGTTATGGAGGAGGCGGCCCTGGTTACTCTGGAGAAAGCAGAGGCTATGGAAGTGGTGGACAGGGTTATGGAAACCAGGGCAGTGGCTATGGCGGGAGTGGCAGCTATGACAGCTATAACCACGGAGGCGGAGGCGGCTATGGCGGTGGTAGTG GAAGCAATTTTGGAGGTGGCGGAAGCTACAATGATTTTGGCAGTTACAACAATCAGTCTTCAAATTTTGGACCCATGAAAGGAGGAAACTTTGGAGGCAGAAGCTCTGGCCCCTATGGTGGTGGGGGCCAATACTTTGCCAAACCACGAAACCAAG gtggCTATGGTGGTTCCAGCAGCAGCAGTAGTTACGGAAGTGGCAGAAGGTTTTAA